The following proteins come from a genomic window of Deltaproteobacteria bacterium:
- a CDS encoding inositol monophosphatase has translation MPDFLTLACEVAKESGRIQRSNLGKVRHIEYKGEINLLTEVDKACEKMVIERLQGAFPDHDIMAEEGGGKRKDSDYKWIIDPLDGTTNFAHGYPLFCTSIALEHKGEIVLGVVYEPNHDELFCAEKGGGSFLNEKRIHVSREKEIGKSLLATGFAYDIKKTSKNNLDHFKNMLMASQAVRRDGVAAIDLCYTACGRYDGFWELNLFPWDVAAGILVITEAGGKVTDFSGKPFSVYLKEILASNGLIHEQMASVLRKSDR, from the coding sequence ATGCCCGACTTCCTCACACTGGCCTGCGAGGTTGCCAAAGAATCCGGGCGGATTCAGCGTTCAAACCTCGGCAAGGTCCGGCACATCGAGTATAAGGGTGAAATAAATCTCTTAACCGAGGTGGACAAGGCCTGCGAAAAGATGGTCATCGAGCGTCTGCAGGGGGCCTTTCCCGACCATGATATCATGGCGGAAGAGGGGGGCGGCAAGCGGAAGGACTCCGATTACAAATGGATCATCGATCCGCTGGATGGCACCACCAATTTTGCCCACGGGTATCCCCTTTTTTGCACCTCCATCGCCCTCGAACACAAAGGAGAGATTGTCCTGGGGGTGGTCTACGAGCCGAATCACGACGAGCTGTTTTGCGCCGAAAAGGGAGGGGGGAGTTTTTTAAATGAAAAAAGAATCCATGTCTCGCGCGAAAAGGAGATCGGCAAGAGCCTTCTTGCCACCGGCTTTGCCTACGACATCAAAAAAACAAGCAAAAACAATCTCGACCATTTCAAAAACATGCTGATGGCCTCGCAGGCGGTGCGCCGCGACGGCGTGGCGGCAATCGATTTGTGTTATACCGCCTGCGGCCGGTATGACGGCTTCTGGGAGCTCAATCTCTTCCCCTGGGACGTGGCGGCAGGGATACTGGTGATCACCGAGGCGGGAGGGAAAGTGACCGATTTTTCGGGAAAGCCCTTCTCGGTCTATCTGAAGGAAATTTTGGCGAGTAACGGACTGATTCATGAGCAGATGGCGAGTGTACTCAGAAAAAGCGATCGATGA
- a CDS encoding ORF6N domain-containing protein, giving the protein MSAQVALVAEGQIEQIIILIRGQKVMLDADLARVYGVEARRVREQLKRNLAKFPNDFMFRLTKEELIEVSANCGHLSYLKFSPTLPYAFTEYGAIMMASVLNSPVKIISGLDIGSDENNGVGS; this is encoded by the coding sequence ATGTCAGCTCAGGTTGCTCTTGTTGCAGAAGGTCAAATTGAACAAATAATTATTTTAATCCGAGGCCAAAAGGTCATGCTCGATGCCGATCTCGCCCGTGTTTACGGTGTTGAGGCCAGACGGGTCAGGGAGCAGTTAAAGCGCAATTTGGCCAAATTTCCCAATGATTTCATGTTCCGGTTGACCAAAGAAGAGCTAATCGAGGTCTCCGCAAATTGCGGACACCTCTCTTACCTGAAATTTTCACCCACGCTACCCTATGCCTTTACGGAGTACGGCGCCATCATGATGGCCAGTGTTCTCAATAGTCCGGTAAAAATCATATCAGGTCTTGACATTGGATCAGATGAAAACAATGGGGTTGGGTCATAA
- the queA gene encoding tRNA preQ1(34) S-adenosylmethionine ribosyltransferase-isomerase QueA — protein MKLSDFDYSFPPELVAQHPLEERDASRMMVLNRASGLTDHHVFKNFPDYFEEGDVLVLNNSKVFPCRLVTERKTGGRVEVFLLREVKPKVWSCLVSPNRRISAGSLFQFSDDLGGKILDESDDVRTIRLSFEKPLFTILEKIGHVPLPPYIGRPDDGSDLTRYQTVYAGPTGSVAAPTAGFHFTPPILEALKGRGVQVVSVTLHVGIGTFLPIRTETVEEHRMHGEFYGISEEVTDIINENKSHGGRISVAGTTVVRALESAWSEGGVRPEAGYTEKFIHSPYPFKVVDRLLTNFHQPRSTLLVLVSAFAGREAVLKAYEEAILAKYRLFSYGDCMWII, from the coding sequence ATGAAACTCTCCGACTTCGATTATTCCTTTCCCCCCGAACTGGTCGCCCAGCATCCCCTTGAAGAACGGGACGCCTCACGCATGATGGTGCTCAATCGCGCAAGCGGTCTGACCGATCATCATGTCTTCAAAAATTTTCCCGATTATTTCGAAGAAGGGGATGTCCTGGTTTTGAACAATTCAAAGGTCTTTCCGTGCCGTCTGGTCACCGAACGAAAAACGGGGGGACGAGTCGAGGTTTTTCTGCTCCGCGAGGTGAAGCCGAAAGTCTGGTCGTGTCTTGTCTCACCCAACAGGCGGATTAGCGCGGGAAGCCTCTTTCAGTTCTCAGACGATCTGGGAGGGAAGATCCTCGATGAATCCGACGACGTGCGCACAATTCGGTTGTCCTTCGAAAAACCGCTTTTCACCATTCTGGAAAAAATCGGGCATGTGCCGCTCCCCCCTTATATCGGGCGTCCCGATGATGGGAGCGATTTGACCCGATATCAAACCGTTTACGCCGGACCGACCGGATCGGTTGCCGCTCCGACAGCCGGGTTTCACTTCACCCCCCCGATCCTCGAGGCGTTAAAGGGGAGGGGGGTTCAAGTGGTCTCGGTCACGCTTCATGTGGGGATCGGTACCTTCCTTCCGATCCGGACCGAAACGGTAGAAGAACATCGAATGCATGGTGAATTTTATGGAATATCTGAAGAAGTAACTGATATTATTAATGAAAATAAGTCACATGGGGGCCGGATATCGGTGGCTGGAACGACAGTTGTTCGGGCCTTGGAGTCAGCTTGGAGTGAGGGGGGAGTTCGACCGGAAGCCGGTTATACCGAAAAATTCATCCATTCTCCCTATCCTTTCAAAGTGGTTGACCGGCTGTTGACCAATTTTCACCAGCCGAGGTCAACCCTTTTGGTCCTGGTGTCGGCCTTTGCCGGGAGGGAGGCTGTTTTAAAGGCTTACGAGGAGGCGATCTTGGCGAAGTATCGTCTTTTCAGCTACGGCGATTGCATGTGGATCATTTAA
- a CDS encoding SpoIID/LytB domain-containing protein, translating to MKQHLFRFPVFLFLIIASACATTSKEVTLQSGVEGPVLQTEPVVKVLVSRRRRHGVLKIPMEDYLAGVIGSEMSSRWPKEALKAQAVAARSYALYRMQENRREGKKFDVVATQADQVFRHGTSKNPYLQEIVESTRGQVLMKDGKVVEAFYSSTCGGQLRSALMAGLSASSPLTRCLTDNYCKVSPFRNWMVRTHVAEIQKRLGRKGIRVKNLTEVEVVDRDPAGYVTKVALIDDRGKRVVISGERFRYAFGSMQVKSTLFAFTHHSPTVDITGHGFGHGVGMCQYGAKTMAERHRGYKGILSKYYPGISVVKIY from the coding sequence ATGAAGCAACATCTGTTTCGCTTTCCTGTCTTTCTTTTTCTGATTATTGCCTCCGCATGCGCCACAACATCTAAAGAAGTAACGCTTCAATCGGGCGTAGAGGGTCCCGTCCTTCAGACGGAGCCGGTTGTGAAGGTTCTTGTCTCGCGCCGCAGGCGCCACGGGGTTTTGAAAATTCCGATGGAGGATTATCTGGCCGGCGTGATCGGGAGCGAGATGAGTTCGCGCTGGCCGAAAGAGGCGCTGAAGGCGCAGGCGGTGGCGGCCCGTTCCTATGCCCTCTACCGGATGCAGGAGAACCGGCGGGAAGGGAAAAAGTTCGATGTTGTTGCTACCCAGGCGGATCAGGTGTTTCGGCACGGCACGTCAAAGAATCCTTATCTTCAGGAAATTGTCGAATCCACCCGGGGGCAGGTTCTGATGAAAGACGGAAAGGTGGTGGAGGCCTTTTACAGCTCCACCTGCGGGGGACAGCTCCGCTCCGCCCTGATGGCGGGGCTTTCGGCCAGTTCCCCGCTTACCCGTTGTTTAACCGACAATTATTGCAAGGTCTCCCCCTTTAGGAACTGGATGGTCCGGACGCATGTTGCCGAGATTCAAAAGCGGCTGGGGCGAAAGGGAATTCGCGTGAAAAATCTTACCGAGGTGGAGGTCGTGGACCGCGACCCCGCCGGCTATGTGACGAAGGTTGCATTAATCGACGACCGCGGCAAACGGGTGGTTATTTCGGGCGAGCGGTTCCGCTACGCCTTCGGTTCGATGCAGGTCAAGAGCACCCTTTTTGCCTTCACCCATCACAGCCCCACGGTGGACATCACCGGGCACGGCTTTGGCCACGGGGTGGGGATGTGCCAGTACGGGGCCAAGACAATGGCGGAGCGCCACCGGGGCTACAAAGGGATCCTCTCCAAGTATTATCCGGGAATTTCGGTGGTGAAAATATACTAA